The Acidithiobacillus ferrooxidans ATCC 23270 genomic interval AAATTATGGGAAAGCCATGTGGTCCATACGGAGCAGGACGGCGGAGTGTTGCTCTATATCGACCGTCAATTGTTGCACGAAGTGACCAGCCCGCAGGCCTTTTCCGGGCTGCGGGCGGCGGGCCGCAAGGCGTGGCGCATTGATGCCAATATCGCAACGGCCGACCACAACGTGCCGACCACTGATCGCGCCGCAGGGATTGCCGACGCCACCTCGCGCTTGCAGGTGGATACCCTCGACCGGAACTGTGCGGAGTTTGGCATCGAAGAATTTGGTATGCACGATAAGCGTCAGGGCATTGTTCACGTCATTGCACCGGAACAGGGCCTGACCCTGCCGGGCATGACGGTGGTCTGTGGCGACTCCCACACGGCGACCCATGGGGCGTTGGGGGCGCTGGCCTTCGGGATCGGCACCACCGAAGTGGAGCACGTGCTGGCGACCCAGTGCCTGTGGGCGCGCAAATCCAGATCCATGCGCATCTGGGTGGAGGGTGAGCTGGGCAATGGGGTGACCGCGAAAGATCTGGTGCTGGCCATCATCGGGCGAATCGGCACGGCGGGTGGCACTGGCTACGCCATCGAGTTTGCCGGACCTGCGGTGCATGCGCTGTCGGTTGAAGGCCGTATGACCCTGTGCAATATGGCCATTGAAGCGGGTGCGCGCTCGGGCATGGTGGGTGTGGATGCCGTCACCATCGATTATCTCCGTGGCCGCCCCTATGCCCCGGTCGGCAAGATCTGGGATCAGGCGGTTGCGGTCTGGGGCGAACTCCACAGCGACCCTGATGCGCAGTTTGACGCAGAGATTCGTCTGGAGGCCACGGATGTGGCCCCCCAGGTCACCTGGGGCACCAGCCCGGAGATGGTGGTGGATATTTCTGCGCGGGTCCCCGATCCTGCACTGGAAAAGGACCCGGTGCGGCGCAAGGGCTGGAGTGATGCACTGGCTTACATGGATCTGGCGGCCGCAACACCCATTTCTTCGATAGCGCTGGACAAGGTATTCATCGGCTCCTGCACCAATGCCCGCATTGAAGACTTGCGGGCGGCGGCGGCGGTTGCCAGAGGCCATCACAAGGCTGCGTCGGTCAAGGCGGTGCTGGTAGTGCCGGGCTCCGGTCTGGTCAAGGCGCAGGCGGAAGCCGAAGGCCTGGACCGCATCTTCCGGGATGCCGGTTTTGAATGGCGGGAGCCAGGCTGCTCCATGTGTCTGGCCATGAACGCCGACCGCCTGGAGCCGGGGGAGCGTTGCGCGAGCACCAGTAATCGCAATTTTGAAGGGCGTCAGGGCGCTGGAGGACGGACCCACCTGGTGAGCCCCGCCATGGCCGCAGCGGCTGCCATTGCCGGCCATTTTGTGGATGTGCGTGACTGGATCATGCACTAAAAAGCGCGCGCGGTCCTGGTTACTGCGCCTCGCCTTGGGCTTGTGCAGTCTGGGCATGGTGGAGATCGGTGTTTTTGCGGCAACCCGTGGCTGGTCAGCAGAATGTGCGGCCATGGAGTATGTCATACAGCGTCGGATGGAGAGATAATGGAAGCCTTTACCGTAGTAGAAGCGGTGGTTGCGCCGCTGGATCGTCCCAACGTGGACACCGATGCAATTATCCCCAAGCAATTCCTCAAGACCATCGAGCGCAAGGGGCTGGGTAAACACCTCTTTGACGCCTGGCGTTATCTGGAACGGGATGGAAAGCAGGTAAACAACCCGGATTTCGTGCTCAATCAGCCCGCCTATGCGGGTGCACAGATCCTGTTGGCTCGGGAGAACTTCGGCTGTGGTTCCAGCCGTGAACATGCACCCTGGGCCTTGGCGGATTACGGCTTTCGGGCAGTGATTGCCCCGAGTTTCGCCGATATTTTCGCCAATAATTGCGTACAGAATGGCATCCTGCTGGTACGCTTGCCCATGGATGTGGTGGATCATCTCTTCCATGAAGTGGCGGCGAACCCCGGCTACCGTCTGCGCATCGACCTGCCCGCACAGGAGGTACAGACCATGGGCGATAGCCGCTACGCCTTCCCCATGGATGCGGGCCACAAGCATAAACTGATGCACGGTCTGGATGACATTCAGCTCACTCTGCAGCGGGACAACGCTATCCGGGTCTATGAGGCACGGCGACGGCAAACGGCACCTTGGTTATTTCGCGATTGAAGGCTCAGGAGCAGGAAAACATGGTTCAGGAATCACCGATAGCGGAAGAGAACGGTTTGCCACCTCTGTGTTCAGGTGCGGTCATCGTGGAGGGTATGACCAAACGGGGTAAGCCGTGCAGGTTGATCGACAATACCGCCTCGGCACCCCGGGAGGAGTTGGTGGCACTGCTCAACGACCTCATCGAGCAGGAGCACTTCGGGCCCTCGGGATTGAGTGTGGCGGGGGGTAACACGATCCGCATCGGTGCCCCGCAGTCCGCCCATGTGCAACTGGGGGAGCACATCTACCGGATGATCGTGGTGGACTACGCGGCGCAGCTGGAGTCATTTTAGCGCCGCGTCGCTTTCTTCAGGGCATCAGCCGCTGAATCACCCACGCGCCGCCGGTGTCGGCCGGGCGGCTGTAACGGAAACGGTCGTGCAACCGGCTGCGGCGTCCCTGCCAGAACTCGAAGTGTTCCGGCTGCAGACGGTAGCCGCCCCAGGCGGGGTTGCGCGGGACGTCCCCGGCGGGATAACGGGCCCGTAAGGCCGCTACGCGCTGCTCCAGTGCAGCGCGACTGGCGATGGGCTGACTCTGCTCGGAAGCGGCAGCGGCAAAGCGGCTGCCTTCGGGACGTTGCTGAAAATAGGCATCCGCCTCGACATCGCTGAGTTTTTCGACGGTGCCGTCCACCCGCACCTGCCGGTCATTTTCCGGCCAGTAAAATACTACGGCTGCCTGCGGGTTGGCCGCCAGTTGCCGTCCCATGGGGCTGCGCTGATCGGTGTACCAGCACAGACCGCTTTCATCAAAATGCTTGAGAAGCACGATTCGCACGTCAGGATGCCCCTCCGCGTCGCTTGTCGCCAGTGCCATGGCTGTCGCATCAAAGTTGTGTGCCGCGATCGCTGCCGCCAGCCAGTCGGAAAACTGATGAAACGGATCGGGATTCAGATCCTTGCGATGCAGTTCGCTGTGCACATAGTCTCGGCGGGTACTGCGGTGATCTATTTCGCCTTCCATACTCTCCCTCCATTCAGGATGCCGCTGGCGCTTATGCCTTGCGTTCGATGACGCCGCCCGCGCTGCCAAACAGCATCACATCCGCACGCCGATGGGCAAAGATGCCATTATCCAGCACCCCCGGGATCGCATTGATGGTTTCTTCCATCCGCAACGGATCGGAGAAATCGAGTCCGGTGACGTCGAGGATGACATTGCCGTTGTCCGTGGTGATACCGCTGCGCAGGGTGGGGCTGCCACCGATCTTCACCAGTTGCCGGGCGACAAAGCTGCGGGCAAAAGGAATCACTTCCACAGGGAGGGGGAATTTGCCGAGCATGGGTCTATCCTTGCTGTCATCCGCAATACACACGAACAGTCGGGCGGCACTGGCGACGATCTTTTCGCGGGTAAGGGCACCGCCGCCGCCCTTGATGAGGCGGAAATGCGGGTCGGCCTCGTCAGCGCCGTCAATATAGACCGGAATATCGCCCGTGGCATTCAGTTCGAGCACATTGAGGCCCTGTGCCTTGAGGCGGTTTTCGGTAGCGATGCTGGACGCGACGTAGCCGTCCACATGAATCTTGGCAGCGCCCAATGCTTCGATGAAGAAGTTGGTGGTGGAGCCAGTGCCCACCCCGACGACCATGCCGGGCTGGATATAGCGCAGAGCGGCTTCGGCCGCCATTTTTTTGAGTGCGTCAGTATTCATGTGCTTTTCCTTTATGTGTTGGGGTGGAGGTGAGGCGTTGTATGAAAGCATGGGTAAGTGCGGCCCCAGAGGCCGGATTCTGGCCGCTGAGGATGAGGTGGTCCGTGACCACATGGCTTTGCCACGGAACGCCGACGCTGACCAGGAAGCCTTCCTGCCGGAGCCGGTCTTCGAGGGTATAAGGCCAACGCCCGGCCAGCGCTGTTGCCGATTCTTCCGCCGCACTGAAGCAGGTTACCCGTTGCCCCAGGAAAGGCGAACGGTCCGCCCCACCGCAGGTGGCGAGGAGTGCTGCGCTGCCGTGGCAGAGGGTGGCGACGGGCTTTGCCGTCGCTAGGCAGTAGCGCAGCAGGCGATCCATCGCCGGTGCCCGGCAGAGGTCCATGAGCGGCCCATTGCCGCCGGGAATGAAAACACC includes:
- a CDS encoding type 1 glutamine amidotransferase domain-containing protein, which codes for MTTRPSVLILLSAAQRLRLDDGTEVATGFWAEELVTPWQILREAGWQTHVATPGGVRPSVDAESLEPAALGGDTRKAARLCDAVAQITDLTTPADLNALTGEDLDALAGVFIPGGNGPLMDLCRAPAMDRLLRYCLATAKPVATLCHGSAALLATCGGADRSPFLGQRVTCFSAAEESATALAGRWPYTLEDRLRQEGFLVSVGVPWQSHVVTDHLILSGQNPASGAALTHAFIQRLTSTPTHKGKAHEY
- the leuD gene encoding 3-isopropylmalate dehydratase small subunit, coding for MEAFTVVEAVVAPLDRPNVDTDAIIPKQFLKTIERKGLGKHLFDAWRYLERDGKQVNNPDFVLNQPAYAGAQILLARENFGCGSSREHAPWALADYGFRAVIAPSFADIFANNCVQNGILLVRLPMDVVDHLFHEVAANPGYRLRIDLPAQEVQTMGDSRYAFPMDAGHKHKLMHGLDDIQLTLQRDNAIRVYEARRRQTAPWLFRD
- the pdxH gene encoding pyridoxamine 5'-phosphate oxidase; this translates as MEGEIDHRSTRRDYVHSELHRKDLNPDPFHQFSDWLAAAIAAHNFDATAMALATSDAEGHPDVRIVLLKHFDESGLCWYTDQRSPMGRQLAANPQAAVVFYWPENDRQVRVDGTVEKLSDVEADAYFQQRPEGSRFAAAASEQSQPIASRAALEQRVAALRARYPAGDVPRNPAWGGYRLQPEHFEFWQGRRSRLHDRFRYSRPADTGGAWVIQRLMP
- the rpiA gene encoding ribose-5-phosphate isomerase RpiA; its protein translation is MNTDALKKMAAEAALRYIQPGMVVGVGTGSTTNFFIEALGAAKIHVDGYVASSIATENRLKAQGLNVLELNATGDIPVYIDGADEADPHFRLIKGGGGALTREKIVASAARLFVCIADDSKDRPMLGKFPLPVEVIPFARSFVARQLVKIGGSPTLRSGITTDNGNVILDVTGLDFSDPLRMEETINAIPGVLDNGIFAHRRADVMLFGSAGGVIERKA
- the leuC gene encoding 3-isopropylmalate dehydratase large subunit, with product MSAKTLYDKLWESHVVHTEQDGGVLLYIDRQLLHEVTSPQAFSGLRAAGRKAWRIDANIATADHNVPTTDRAAGIADATSRLQVDTLDRNCAEFGIEEFGMHDKRQGIVHVIAPEQGLTLPGMTVVCGDSHTATHGALGALAFGIGTTEVEHVLATQCLWARKSRSMRIWVEGELGNGVTAKDLVLAIIGRIGTAGGTGYAIEFAGPAVHALSVEGRMTLCNMAIEAGARSGMVGVDAVTIDYLRGRPYAPVGKIWDQAVAVWGELHSDPDAQFDAEIRLEATDVAPQVTWGTSPEMVVDISARVPDPALEKDPVRRKGWSDALAYMDLAAATPISSIALDKVFIGSCTNARIEDLRAAAAVARGHHKAASVKAVLVVPGSGLVKAQAEAEGLDRIFRDAGFEWREPGCSMCLAMNADRLEPGERCASTSNRNFEGRQGAGGRTHLVSPAMAAAAAIAGHFVDVRDWIMH